From Streptomyces sp. NBC_01754, a single genomic window includes:
- a CDS encoding ABC transporter ATP-binding protein: protein MAEESSKGHIPTVIADDVHIVYRVNGTGGGKGSATAALSRILRRGKGEPRGVRKVHAVRGVSFTAYRGQAIGLIGTNGSGKSTLLRAIAGLLPTESGKVYTDGQPSLLGVNAALMSDLTGERNVVLGGLAMGMSREEVRSRYQSIVDFSGINEKGDFITLPMRTYSSGMAARLRFSIAAAKNHDVLMIDEALATGDRKFRVRSEERIRELRKEAGTVFLVSHNNKTIRDTCDRVLWLEKGELLMDGPTEEVLKAYERETGK from the coding sequence GTGGCTGAGGAATCGTCCAAGGGACACATCCCGACCGTGATCGCCGACGACGTGCACATCGTGTACCGGGTCAACGGGACGGGCGGGGGCAAGGGGAGCGCCACCGCGGCGCTGAGCCGGATCCTGCGCCGGGGCAAGGGGGAGCCGCGGGGCGTGCGCAAGGTGCACGCCGTGCGCGGGGTCTCCTTCACCGCCTACCGGGGCCAGGCGATCGGGCTCATCGGTACCAACGGTTCCGGCAAGTCCACGCTGCTGCGGGCCATCGCCGGACTGCTGCCGACCGAGAGCGGCAAGGTGTACACGGACGGCCAGCCTTCGCTGCTGGGCGTCAACGCGGCCCTGATGAGCGACCTGACCGGTGAGCGCAACGTCGTGCTCGGGGGTCTCGCGATGGGCATGAGCCGCGAGGAGGTCCGCTCGCGGTACCAGAGCATCGTCGACTTCTCCGGGATCAACGAGAAGGGCGACTTCATCACCCTGCCGATGCGGACGTACTCCTCCGGCATGGCGGCCCGGCTGCGTTTCTCCATCGCGGCGGCCAAGAACCACGACGTCCTCATGATCGACGAGGCGCTGGCCACCGGTGACCGCAAGTTCCGGGTGCGCTCCGAGGAGCGGATCCGTGAGCTGCGCAAGGAGGCCGGCACCGTCTTCCTCGTCAGCCACAACAACAAGACGATCCGGGACACCTGCGACCGGGTGCTGTGGCTGGAGAAGGGCGAGCTCCTGATGGACGGCCCCACCGAAGAGGTGCTGAAGGCCTACGAGCGGGAGACCGGCAAGTAG
- the hpnC gene encoding squalene synthase HpnC encodes MIRTPKADTDAVAAGTLGKAADENFPVAPFFLPRAWRDDLMAVYGFARLVDDIGDGDLAPGGADARHLGVEAARSEDRLAVLDAFEADLHRVFASTGDGPHHPLLRALRPTVRRCALTPDPFLGLIEANRQDQKVRRYATYEELLAYCELSANPVGRLVLQITGTASPERIRRSDAVCTALQIVEHLQDVAEDLARDRVYLPAEDMARFHVGEDDLALPTAGASLRALTAFEAQRAHDLLDEGTALVGSVHGRLRLLLAGFVAGGRAALGAVSAAGFDVLPGPPKPTAPRLLRDVGAVLRRAHRER; translated from the coding sequence GTGATCCGTACCCCGAAGGCGGACACCGACGCCGTCGCGGCCGGCACGCTCGGCAAGGCCGCGGACGAGAACTTCCCCGTCGCCCCCTTCTTCCTGCCGCGGGCCTGGCGCGACGACCTCATGGCGGTGTACGGCTTCGCCCGCCTCGTCGACGACATCGGTGACGGCGACCTCGCACCGGGCGGCGCCGACGCCCGCCACCTCGGGGTGGAGGCCGCGCGGAGCGAGGACCGGCTCGCCGTGCTCGACGCGTTCGAGGCCGATCTGCACCGCGTCTTCGCGTCCACCGGCGACGGCCCGCACCACCCCCTGCTGCGCGCACTGCGCCCCACCGTGCGGCGCTGCGCGCTCACCCCCGACCCCTTCCTCGGGCTCATCGAGGCCAACCGGCAGGACCAGAAGGTCCGCCGCTACGCCACCTACGAGGAGCTGCTGGCCTACTGCGAGCTCTCCGCCAACCCGGTCGGACGCCTCGTCCTGCAGATCACCGGCACCGCGAGCCCCGAGCGCATCCGCCGGTCCGACGCCGTCTGCACCGCGCTGCAGATCGTCGAGCACCTCCAGGACGTCGCCGAGGACCTCGCCCGGGACCGCGTCTACCTGCCGGCCGAGGACATGGCCCGCTTCCACGTCGGCGAGGACGACCTGGCCCTGCCGACCGCCGGAGCGTCGCTGCGTGCCCTGACCGCCTTCGAGGCGCAGCGCGCGCACGACCTGCTGGACGAGGGAACCGCACTGGTGGGCAGCGTCCACGGCAGGCTCAGGCTGCTGCTCGCCGGGTTCGTCGCCGGTGGCCGGGCCGCCCTCGGTGCCGTCTCGGCCGCCGGCTTCGACGTACTGCCCGGACCGCCAAAGCCCACCGCGCCCCGTCTGCTGCGCGATGTGGGAGCAGTCCTGCGAAGAGCGCACAGAGAGAGGTGA